From the genome of Candidatus Nitrospira nitrificans:
GGAAGCGGTCGAAGGGGAGCCGGTCGAACTGGCGATGGATGTCACGCCCTTCTATGCGGAGGGCGGTGGGCAGGTCGGAGATCAGGGAACCTTGACCGGTCCTGAAGGGGTGGTCGACATCAAGGAGACGACGAGACCGGCGCCGACGGTCGTCTTGCACAAGGGAACGGTCCGCAAGGGGTGCATCCGAGAGGGCGAGCGCCTGCATATGACGGTGAATGCGTCCACGCGTCTGGACGCCGCGCGCAATCACACGGCGACGCATCTCGTCCATGCGGCCCTGCGCGATTTGCTCGGGCCGCATGTGAAGCAGTATGGATCGCTGGTGGGACCCAACCGTCTTCGGTTTGACTTTGCCCATTTTCGACCCCTGTCGTCCCGCGACATCGACGATATCGAATCGACGGTGAATGAAGAAATCCGCAAGAATGAGACCGTGCGCACCGAAGTGATGAGCATCCAGGATGCCGTGGCGAACGGCGCCCTGGCGTTTTTCGGCGACAAATACGGCGACCAGGTGCGCGTCGTGAGCGTGGAGTCGTTCAGTAAGGAACTGTGCGGCGGTACCCATTGCCGGCAGACCGGTGACATCGGACTCTTCCGCATCGTCTCGGAAGGGGGCGTGGCGGCCGGTGTGCGCCGGATCGAAGCGCAGACGGGCAGCGGCGCGTATCTCCTCATGAAGAAACTTGAAGCCGATGTTCGCGAGCTGTCGGATCTATTGAAGACAGGGCAGTCCGATCTGGTCGTCAAGACCCGCAAGCTGATCACGCAACTCAAGGATAAGGAGCGTGAGCTGGAAGAGCTGAAATTGAAAATGGCCGCCGGCGCTGCGGTGGCCTCGACCGCCAGGACGGTCGCCGGGGTGGCGGTCCACACGCAACGGACGGATGGCCTGGATGTGAACGGCATGCGGGCGCTGGCGGATCAGCTCCGGGACAAATTGAAGAGCGGTGTCATCGCGCTCGGCGCGGCGACCGGCGACGATAAAGTCTCGTTGCTGGTTGTCGTGACGAAAGACTTGATCGGCAGGCTCAAAGCCGGCGAGCTCATCAAAGTCATGGCGGCTGAGGTGGGGGGAACCGGGGGCGGACGACCGGAGATGGCTCAGGCAGGGGGGAAGGATCCGGGCAAGCTCGACGCCGCGTTGGAAAAGGTTTTTGGTCTGGTTGAAACCACTCTCCGGCGGTAGAATCATGCCTAGCCGCATTCTTGCGCTCGATTACGGCACCAAACGGATCGGCGTCGCGCTCAGCGACGAATTAGGCTGGACGGCGCAGCCGCTGGAAACCATTGAGCGTCGAACGCTGGTCCGCGATATCGCCCACATCGAACAGTTGGTGCAGGGACATGAGGTTAAAGAAGTATTGATCGGGCTTCCGTTGCGGCTCGACGGCGAAGAAGGGCCGGCGGTACAGGCGGTTCACGAGTTCATCGCCCATTTGGGAGAGGCACTATCGGTTCCGATCGTCACGTGGGACGAACGGATGACGACGAGGTCGGCGGAAGACCTCTTGATCGCCGCCGATGTCAGCCGCAGGAAGCGCAAAGGAGTGGTCGATCGTGTGGCCGCCGCGATTTTGCTCCAGAGCTACCTTGAGTCTCAGACTTCGTCGGGGACTCGCGACGGTCACACGTGTTCGGAGGAGAAGGTAGAAGAGTGGGGGGAGTCTCTCCAAGACAGTCCGACCTATGACGCTTCGTCTCATCCTCATCGTGGTCCTCGTGATCGTCGTACTCGCCGGGCTGGTCGGGTATCAGATGATCCGATGGGCTGAGGCTCCGGTCGTTTCCAATCCTGATCTGGCTCCTCAGAAAGTCGTCGTTATTCCCGAAGGGACGACCTTTCAGCAAGCGGCGGCGTTGCTCGAACGGGAGCAGTTGATCAGGAGCCGTCCGGTCTTTCTGTTGCTGGGGAAGCTTCAGGAAGCCGACCGAAAAATTCATCCCGGAGAGTATGAGCTCAATGCGGCCATGACTCCGGCGGACATCCTTTCGAAGCTGATTCTCGGTCGGGTGATCCTGCACGCCGTCACGATTCCCGAGGGCTATACGTTCAAGCAAATCGCCGATGTGCTGGCCGAGCACCGGATTACGGATCGCGCGGAGTTTCTCGGATTGGCCGTCGATGGGGTCTTCCTAAAGACTCTCGGAATCTCGGCTGAAACGGTAGAAGGGTATCTCTATCCCGATACCTATCGCTTTACCCGTCCGACAACCGCCAAGGATGTCATGCGAGTCATGGTCAACCAATTCAGCCAGGTCATGACCCAAGAATGGCAGACGCGGGCCAAAGACATTCACTTGACGGTCCATGAAGTGCTGACCTTGGCGTCGGTGATCGAAAAGGAAACCGGTGCCGGAGAGGAACGTCCGCATATCTCCTCCGTTTTTCATAACCGGCTGAAGAAACACATCCCTCTGCAGAGCGATCCGACGGTGATCTACGGTCTGCCGAATTTCGACGGAAACCTTCACAAAAAAGATCTGTCGCACCCCAATCCGTACAATACCTACCGGTGGGCCGGTCTGCCGCCCGGACCGATCGCCAATCCTGGAGCACAGTCGATCCGTGCCGCCCTGTATCCCATGCCATCCGCCTATCTCTATTTCGTCTCGAAGAACGACGGCACCCATCAATTCTCCGCGACGCTGGTGGAACATAACAAGGCGGTGGAAAAGTACCAGAAGCGTCCCTTCCGGCCGGGCAATCGTTCGCAGACTTTGATGTCCCCCAACGGCAGACAGACACGTCATGAAGAAGGAGTCTCGTAAACCATGTCAGGATGGAACCTCCCTATTGTGATCGACCATACGGTGTTGAGGCCGGATGCGACGAAGACGGATGTGCTGCGGCTGTGCCAGGAGGCGAAGGACCACGGGTTCACCGTGATTTTTGTCCCACCCTGCTACGTCGATGAGGCTGTGGCGGCGGTGGGCGGCACGGGCATTCATGTGGGCATCCCCATCGGCTTTCCGTTAGGAGGGCACAGTACCAAGATCAAAGTGGCTGAAGCGGTTGAGGCGGCGACCCATGGCGCGCGGGTCTTGGACATGGTCCTGAACGTCAGCCGGCTGAAGTCAGGCGATCATGATTATGTGCGGACCGATATTGCCGAAGTCGTGAAGGCCACACCGAACGCCGAGCACAAGGTCATTCTCGAAACCTGCTATCTGACGCAGCAGGAGAAACGGACCGTCTGCCGATTGGTCATCGAAGCCGGGGCGGATTATGTGAAAACCTCGACCGGGTTCGGCGCCGCCGGCGCCACGGTCGAGGATGTCCGTCTCTTGAAGGAAGCTGTCGCAGGGCGGGCGAAGGTGAAGGCTTCGGGCGGGATACGCGATTGGAAGACCACGCTGGCGATGCTGGAAGCCGGAGCAGACCGGATCGGGACCAGTGCAAGCCTGAAGATCATCGACGAGTGGCGGGCCTGTTTGCGCGGATAAGGAGCGTGTCATGCGCGAGCCACGGCAGCTTTCTCGGCGCCGGCTGGACGGGTTGGTGACCGTGGTCTGCCAGTGCCATACGTCCCTATGTCCGACTACGGCGATTTGATATAGTCCGCGAATGATTAAACGAGTCATTTTGCTCGTCATCGACGGGTTGGGAATCGGGGCGTTGCCGGATGCGGCCGACTATGGCGATGCCGACGCGAACACGCTCGCGCATCTTGCTGAGACAGTCGATGGACTGAGTTTGCCGAATTTCGAGATGTTGGGCCTGGGGCATATCGCTCCGATCAAGGGTGTACGGGCCATGGTCCAGCCGAACGGATCTTTTGGCCGACTGGGATTCGCTTCCCCGGGAAAAGATTCCGTCGCCGGATACTGGGAAATCAGCGGGGTGATCCGGAAAGAAGTTCCGACGGTCTGTCGCTCGGGTATCCCCTCCACGATCGTCGATATCGTCGAACAGATCATGGGAAGAAAGTCGGTCGGGCGAGGTCTCTCCTCCATGGCGGTGATGCTCCGTCGGCATAGCATGGAGCATATGGCGACCGGCGCGCCCATTCTATGGACCGACGGAGGCAATACCTGTGTCGTCGCCATGCATGAGTCCCTCATGGCACCGATGGAATTCCTGCAACGCTGTCGCGAGATCCGAAAGGCCGTGAAGGATGCGGGAACGCTCATTCGTGTCGTCGGACAGCCGGTCATCGGCGGGCATGACCTGCTTCAACCGCAAGCCGGGCGTAAAGACTTCGTGAGCGAACCCTCGGGTACGACGATGTTGGATGCCTTGAGCCAATCCGGTCAGATCGCCATGGGAATCGGAAAGGTCTATGACCTCTTTAGCGGGCGGGGGTTTACGAAGGCCCTCTCGGTGGCATCGGCGATGGCGGCGGTGGATGAAGTGATCGGCCTGTTAAACAAGATGCCTCGGGGTCTTATCTGCGCCAGCCTGGATCTCCTGTCGGAAGATGCCGGACAGTCGGCCACCGCCGTGCAAGAGTTTGATCGCCGGCTGCCGGATTTGTTCGAGAAGTTGCGCCTCGGCGATGTGGTGATGATGACGGGTGATCATGGACGCGATTTCTCATTGCCGGGTCGGACACCCACGCGCGAGTATGTGCCGGTCTTCGTGACCGGCCCGAAACTAGCCCAAGGCGTCGATTTGGGAAGCCGATCGACCGCCGCCGATGTGGGGCAGACCATTGTGGAGGCGCTGCAAGCCGAACGATTACCGGTTGGCGAGAGTTTCTTGGATGCGCTCAGGCCAGGGTAGGCAGGAATGAAGAGTGACGGGCGAGGTGTAGGTCGGAAAAGTGAGGAGGAGATACAGCGTGTCCTATGAGGATAAATTAAGAGCTCTTGGATTGACGCTCCCGGCTCCTCCAAAGCCCGTGGCCAACTATGTGCCGGCGGTCAGGGTCGGGAATCTCTTGTTTCTCTCCGGGGTGTTGCCGTCACGCGATGGACAACTCATCATGACCGGCAAGCTCGGACAAACCGTATCTACCGAGCAGGGGGTGGAAGCTGCACGTGCGGCCGTGTTGAATGGATTGAGCATCATTCAGCATGAGGCCGGCTCGCTGGATCGAGTGAAACGGATCGTCAAAATGGTCGGCCATATTGCGTCTGCCCCTGGGTTTACGGATCAACCTCAAGTGCTCAATGGCGCCTCGGATCTGCTCGTCTCTCTGTTTGGCGACGCAGGCCGACACGCGCGTGTCGCCGTCGGCGCCGCTGAACTTCCCCGCCAGGCTCCCGTGGAAATTGAATTGATCGTGGAACTTGTCACGTAGACGTGCGGACGTTCCCCCAAACACCGCTTCAACGGTCTTCGAGAGGTCGAATCATATGACGATATAAATGGCAGGAGGGAAATTTCTCGCATGCCCGGCATAGGTCTTCCGTGAAAAGATGCCCGCCCGCTTTTAACCCATGTATTGTCTTTGCTCCTGGTGACAGTGGCGGCCAACAACGTTGTCCTGGCTGATGAAGATACCGACAATTGCGCGTCAGTCACCTCTGGCTTAGCAGGTAAAACGACGGCAGCCAGATGGTTCAACATGATGGCCCCATAGCGGCATGACGTTCGCCGATGGAATGGGCTCTATATTCAATTTAAAATCAATGGGGCCAATCGGGTGCCTGGTGGATGGTCAGGCGTTTGCATTTGGTACGGACTACCATCTCAAGGTATCGGCTGAAGAGTTCGTCAAGCGGCTCATAGACCGTGGCTTTTGCGGACATCGGCTCAGTAAACCTTGGGATTGGCGTTGTAACCTATAGCGGTGTGAATCAGACGACGCCTGATCGACCTCCATCTAAATGACCGGCACAGCTTACTGACTTGTTATTGCTCGTAGATGTCACACGTCAACCGGCCCACTTCCATCCAAGGCGTCGGCATCTCCGAGGAAACATCAGCAGGATCAAGAGTGACGCGACCGAGATTAGATTTCTCAAGTAGTTGGATGATTATCGAGGTGCCGATGGTTGCTGTGAGTGGTAATGAGGCGACAGATAGGCATCACATTCTATTAGGAACGGAGCAGTGATCAGAACTCAGTCAGGACATGCTCCGGCATCGTATGAGCCGATTGCTTCTGATACGCGGCCAGCATGTGCCACTCCATCTGTCGCATTTTCCGTTCTGCTCCATGCAACAGGCGGTAAGCGATTTTACGACCAATAGACCATGCGCCGGTATACAGCGGAGGCGAAAGACGGTCATAGGGCTTATTGGTTTCAAGCCACCGTAAAGCCTTATACACCGCCGGAGAGCTAGAGTCATGGCAGAGCAGTAATCCTCCAGGGGCAAGCAATTTGTCGGCATAGAACAAGTCAAGTAGGGTGAGATCAAACGAATGAAATCCGTCGATCAAGATGCAATCGAATTGCTCGCGAGCTTCCACCAAGCGAGACAAGGCCAAGTAATCGTATTCCTCGATCAGCCGGTGATGAGGAAGAATTTTCGCCACGGCATGGACGCCAGCGGACTCGTACCCAGTCGGGCTGGGCAGCGTTTGGTGTGGATCGATGGAAGTCAAGCGACCATTCCACGAACGCAACGTGTCAGCCATGACAATGGAGCTTGTTCCGTTGGCCATGCCGATTTCAAGCACATCGGTTGGATGGTGGGTGCGGATCAGCTCGGCAAGTTTCTTCAATTCGATGGGGCTCATTCCATCTCGGATAAACGCATCGGTGGCAGTGTGGCTCTCTGGGAAAACTTCTTGAATAACGGAAGGGCTGATGCTCACGGGGCCTCTCGTTTATAGGATGGGCGAACATCCTATTTGGCCGCAACGGTACTGTCTACCCTACTTTGGCAGGGGGTGGTCTCTGCTGACCCCCATCCATAACTCCTCTAAACCGAGATGGTTCTTTTATAGTGGCGGTAACTTCCAGTTTCTGGGCATGGACTTCTCTCAAGGCAGGGAGTTACAACCCATTGCAACAATGACGTTATGATAAGTGGATCCTCCTCTACCCCACGATTTCCTTGGACAAACAATTGAGCATAGGGCTCCCCATTTTCATTCATCCTTCTGCCATTGAACCAGCCCGAATCCCGTTGCTTTTCCGTCCGGCAGTTGATCGCCTCAATGGTGAAAATCCTTTAGAAATAATGTCGTGAGTCCGATAAGGGAATGACGGCCGGCGGATGCGTCTGCCCTATTCGTTCGGTCAAACGACACACACCCGGTTGAGGTATGAACCGATCGTCAGGAAACCACATTTCATGAGACGAGTAGTACTTCTTGAGCTGTTGCCGGACATGGTCCTGGCAAGACCGGTGACGAATGCCAATGGACTCCCCATTGTCGCGGCTGGAACGATATTGGATGCAGCCATCATCGAACGGCTTCGGCAGATGGAGTTGGCTTCAGTGTATGTGGAGGGCGATGCCCTGGACTCAGGCGGAAAAACCCTGGCGGAACTGGAAGCCGAACTTGAGCACCGGTTCCGGAAGGTCGCTCAAGATCCCATTCAGCAACTGATCCTCCGGACTCTCCGCACGCATGTGCGTGCCACCCATGGCATGGCCTCCGTGACCGAGGAGTCTCGGGCAACATGAGCGCCTTCAATCCGACAGATCTGCGCAATCGGATCGAGAAGCTCGGAGACCTTCCCACGCTCCCTCATGTCGTGCAGCGGCTTGCCGCCATGATCGGTCGTCCAACCGTCTCGACTGAGGAGATCGGCTCAATCATCGAAAAGGATCAAGTGCTCGCGGCGAAAGTTCTCAGGCTCGCCAACTCACCGTTTTACGGGTTCCCCTCCCGCATCGGCTCAGTCACCCACGCCGTGATCGTGCTGGGCTTTAATGTCGTCAAGGGGCTGACGCTCTGTGCCTCGGCCCTCAGCATCATGAAAGAGGCCGGCATGGATCAGTTGTGGCGACATTCTCTGGGCGTCGCCGTTACCGCCAATCTCCTGGCCACCAGGCTGGAGATCAAGAATCCCGAAGAACTTTTCGTGTCAGGCCTGCTTCATGACATCGGGAAAGTCGTGCTCTACGTCAAATGGCCGGATGTGGGAAACAGCATCAAAGATGCTCTGAAAACCGGCGGTGATCGCCGACTCTTCGACGTGGAGCGGGAGCTGACGGGCCTCTCTCATGCGGATATCGGCGGCTGCCTGGCGAACGCGTGGCATTTGCCGGTTACACTCCGGGAGCCGATCCTCTACCACCATGATCCGACCCTCGCTAAGGAAGCCGTGCTGCACACGGCTATCGTCCATGTGGCCGATATTCTGGTCAAAGGGCTGGCCTGTGGAAACCCGGGAGATGACATCATTCCCCCTCTGTCG
Proteins encoded in this window:
- the deoC gene encoding deoxyribose-phosphate aldolase, with the translated sequence MSGWNLPIVIDHTVLRPDATKTDVLRLCQEAKDHGFTVIFVPPCYVDEAVAAVGGTGIHVGIPIGFPLGGHSTKIKVAEAVEAATHGARVLDMVLNVSRLKSGDHDYVRTDIAEVVKATPNAEHKVILETCYLTQQEKRTVCRLVIEAGADYVKTSTGFGAAGATVEDVRLLKEAVAGRAKVKASGGIRDWKTTLAMLEAGADRIGTSASLKIIDEWRACLRG
- the ruvX gene encoding Holliday junction resolvase RuvX, with amino-acid sequence MPSRILALDYGTKRIGVALSDELGWTAQPLETIERRTLVRDIAHIEQLVQGHEVKEVLIGLPLRLDGEEGPAVQAVHEFIAHLGEALSVPIVTWDERMTTRSAEDLLIAADVSRRKRKGVVDRVAAAILLQSYLESQTSSGTRDGHTCSEEKVEEWGESLQDSPTYDASSHPHRGPRDRRTRRAGRVSDDPMG
- a CDS encoding phosphopentomutase; translation: MIKRVILLVIDGLGIGALPDAADYGDADANTLAHLAETVDGLSLPNFEMLGLGHIAPIKGVRAMVQPNGSFGRLGFASPGKDSVAGYWEISGVIRKEVPTVCRSGIPSTIVDIVEQIMGRKSVGRGLSSMAVMLRRHSMEHMATGAPILWTDGGNTCVVAMHESLMAPMEFLQRCREIRKAVKDAGTLIRVVGQPVIGGHDLLQPQAGRKDFVSEPSGTTMLDALSQSGQIAMGIGKVYDLFSGRGFTKALSVASAMAAVDEVIGLLNKMPRGLICASLDLLSEDAGQSATAVQEFDRRLPDLFEKLRLGDVVMMTGDHGRDFSLPGRTPTREYVPVFVTGPKLAQGVDLGSRSTAADVGQTIVEALQAERLPVGESFLDALRPG
- a CDS encoding HDOD domain-containing protein, whose product is MSAFNPTDLRNRIEKLGDLPTLPHVVQRLAAMIGRPTVSTEEIGSIIEKDQVLAAKVLRLANSPFYGFPSRIGSVTHAVIVLGFNVVKGLTLCASALSIMKEAGMDQLWRHSLGVAVTANLLATRLEIKNPEELFVSGLLHDIGKVVLYVKWPDVGNSIKDALKTGGDRRLFDVERELTGLSHADIGGCLANAWHLPVTLREPILYHHDPTLAKEAVLHTAIVHVADILVKGLACGNPGDDIIPPLSRAAWDMVGLDEHRLKECIDKASNEFATIDDYL
- a CDS encoding class I SAM-dependent methyltransferase — encoded protein: MSISPSVIQEVFPESHTATDAFIRDGMSPIELKKLAELIRTHHPTDVLEIGMANGTSSIVMADTLRSWNGRLTSIDPHQTLPSPTGYESAGVHAVAKILPHHRLIEEYDYLALSRLVEAREQFDCILIDGFHSFDLTLLDLFYADKLLAPGGLLLCHDSSSPAVYKALRWLETNKPYDRLSPPLYTGAWSIGRKIAYRLLHGAERKMRQMEWHMLAAYQKQSAHTMPEHVLTEF
- the mltG gene encoding endolytic transglycosylase MltG, encoding MTLRLILIVVLVIVVLAGLVGYQMIRWAEAPVVSNPDLAPQKVVVIPEGTTFQQAAALLEREQLIRSRPVFLLLGKLQEADRKIHPGEYELNAAMTPADILSKLILGRVILHAVTIPEGYTFKQIADVLAEHRITDRAEFLGLAVDGVFLKTLGISAETVEGYLYPDTYRFTRPTTAKDVMRVMVNQFSQVMTQEWQTRAKDIHLTVHEVLTLASVIEKETGAGEERPHISSVFHNRLKKHIPLQSDPTVIYGLPNFDGNLHKKDLSHPNPYNTYRWAGLPPGPIANPGAQSIRAALYPMPSAYLYFVSKNDGTHQFSATLVEHNKAVEKYQKRPFRPGNRSQTLMSPNGRQTRHEEGVS
- a CDS encoding RidA family protein, producing MSYEDKLRALGLTLPAPPKPVANYVPAVRVGNLLFLSGVLPSRDGQLIMTGKLGQTVSTEQGVEAARAAVLNGLSIIQHEAGSLDRVKRIVKMVGHIASAPGFTDQPQVLNGASDLLVSLFGDAGRHARVAVGAAELPRQAPVEIELIVELVT